One stretch of Halichoerus grypus chromosome 8, mHalGry1.hap1.1, whole genome shotgun sequence DNA includes these proteins:
- the ASPG gene encoding 60 kDa lysophospholipase isoform X1, producing the protein MARALGPERRLLAVYTGGTIGMRSEHGVLVPGSGLAAVLRTLPMFHDEEHARACGLPEDTLVLPPASPASPASPAQRVTYTVLECQPLFDSSDMTITEWVQIAQTIERHYGQYDGFVVIHGTDTMAFAASVLSFVLENLQKTVILTGAQVPIHALWNDGRENLLGALLMAGQYVIPEVCLFFQNQLFRGNRVTKVDSRRFAAFCSPNLPPLAVVGTDVTINRELVRKARGKDPLVVHSSMEQDVGLLRLYPGIPAALVRAFLQPPLKGVVMETFGSGNGPTKPDLLRELRAAAERGLIIVNCSHCLQGSVTSDYAAGMAMAGAGIVSGFDMTSEAALAKLSYVLGQPGLSLDGKKELLARDLRGEMTLPTGAERRPSLSCSALGWGVAQLLTLSQEADAVRDALVPSLACAAAHAGNLDVLQALVELGSDLSLENFNGQTPLHAAARGGQPGAVTMLLRRGVDVDPRDEDGLSPLLLAVKGRHRGVIELLRAAGACLSPQELEDAGTELCRLASRADLDGLQSWWQAGADLGCPGYDGRSALLVAEAAGNLEVVTFLQKLQGGAGAQAPGPATL; encoded by the exons ATGGCGCGCGCGCTGGGGCCCGAGCGGCGGCTCCTGGCCGTCTACACCGGCGGCACTATCGGCATGCGGAGCGAGCACGGCG TGCTCGTCCCTGGGAGTGGCCTGGCCGCTGTCTTGAGGACACTGCCCATGTTCCATGATGAAGAGCATGCCCGGGCCTGTGGCCTCCCTGAGGACACGCTGGTGCTGCC GCCCGCCAGCCCCGCCAGCCCCGCCAGCCCCGCCCAGAGAGTCACTTACACGGTGCTGGAGTGCCAGCCCCTCTTCGACTCCAGTGACATGACCATCACCGAGTGGGTTCAGATTGCCCAGACCATCGAG AGACACTATGGGCAGTATGACGGCTTTGTGGTCATCCACGGCACGGACACCATGGCCTTTGCGGCCTCCGTGCTCTCCTTCGTGCTGGAGAACCTGCAGAAAACCGTCATCCTCACTGGCGCCCAG GTACCCATCCATGCCCTGTGGAATGATGGCCGGGAGAACCTGCTGGGGGCCCTGCTCATGGCCGGCCAGTACGTGATCCCCGAG GTCTGCCTGTTCTTCCAGAATCAGCTGTTTCGGGGCAACCGAGTGACCAAGGTGGACTCGCGCAGGTTCGCGGCCTTCTGCTCCCCCAACCTGCCCCCTCTGGCAGTTGTGGGTACCGACGTCACAA TCAACCGGGAGCTGGTGCGGAAGGCCCGAGGGAAGGACCCGCTGGTGGTGCACAGCAGCATGGAACAGGACGTGGGCCTGCTGCGCCTCTACCCCGGGATCCCCGCGGCCCTG GTCCGGGCCTTCCTGCAGCCCCCCCTGAAGGGCGTGGTCATGGAGACATTCGGCTCGGGGAACGGCCCCACCAAGCCGGACCTGCTGCGGGAGCTCCGGGCTGCGGCCGAGCGGGGCCTCATCATCGTCAACTGCTCTCACTGCTTGCAGGGCTCCGTGACCTCTGACTACGCAGCTGgcatg GCCATGGCAGGAGCGGGCATTGTCTCTGGCTTCGATATGACGTCGGAGGCCGCCCTGGCCAAGCTGTCCTATGTGCTGGGCCAGCCCGGGCTGAGCCTGGATGGCAAGAAGGAG ctgctggccAGGGACCTTCGGGGGGAGATGACGCTGCCCACCGGGGCCGAGCGCCGGCCCTCACTGAGTTGCAGTGCGCTGGGCTGGGGGGTTGCCCAGCTCCTCACTCTGAGCCAG GAGGCCGATGCCGTACGGGATGCTCTGGTGCCGAGCCTGGCCTGTGCAGCGGCCCACGCGGGCAACCTGGACGTGTTGCAGGCGCTTGTGGAGCTG GGCAGTGACCTGAGCCTAGAGAACTTTAACGGTCAAACTCCTCTGCACGCGGCCGCCCGGGGAGGCCAGCCGGGGGCGGTCACCATGCTGCTGCGGAGAGGGGTGGACGTGGACCCCCGAGACGAGGACGGACTCAGCCCGCTGCTGCTGGCCGTGAAGGGCAG GCATCGGGGTGTCATTGAGCTGCTGAGGGCAGCGGGGGCCTGCCTGTCCCCCCAGGAGCTGGAGGACGCGGGGACAGAGCTGTGCAG gcTGGCGTCCAGAGCAGACCTTGACGGCCTTCAGTCATGGTGGCAGGCAGGGGCTGACCTGGGCTGCCCGGGCTACGACGGGCGCAGTGCCCTGCTTGTT GCAGAAGCAGCTGGGAACCTGGAAGTGGTGACCTTTCTGCAGAAGCTCCAGGGTGGGGCTGgtgcccaggccccaggccca GCCACTCTGTGA
- the ASPG gene encoding 60 kDa lysophospholipase isoform X4 has translation MARALGPERRLLAVYTGGTIGMRSEHGVLVPGSGLAAVLRTLPMFHDEEHARACGLPEDTLVLPPASPASPASPAQRVTYTVLECQPLFDSSDMTITEWVQIAQTIERHYGQYDGFVVIHGTDTMAFAASVLSFVLENLQKTVILTGAQVPIHALWNDGRENLLGALLMAGQYVIPEVCLFFQNQLFRGNRVTKVDSRRFAAFCSPNLPPLAVVGTDVTINRELVRKARGKDPLVVHSSMEQDVGLLRLYPGIPAALVRAFLQPPLKGVVMETFGSGNGPTKPDLLRELRAAAERGLIIVNCSHCLQGSVTSDYAAGMAMAGAGIVSGFDMTSEAALAKLSYVLGQPGLSLDGKKELLARDLRGEMTLPTGAERRPSLSCSALGWGVAQLLTLSQEADAVRDALVPSLACAAAHAGNLDVLQALVELGSDLSLENFNGQTPLHAAARGGQPGAVTMLLRRGVDVDPRDEDGLSPLLLAVKGRHRGVIELLRAAGACLSPQELEDAGTELCRLASRADLDGLQSWWQAGADLGCPGYDGRSALLVATL, from the exons ATGGCGCGCGCGCTGGGGCCCGAGCGGCGGCTCCTGGCCGTCTACACCGGCGGCACTATCGGCATGCGGAGCGAGCACGGCG TGCTCGTCCCTGGGAGTGGCCTGGCCGCTGTCTTGAGGACACTGCCCATGTTCCATGATGAAGAGCATGCCCGGGCCTGTGGCCTCCCTGAGGACACGCTGGTGCTGCC GCCCGCCAGCCCCGCCAGCCCCGCCAGCCCCGCCCAGAGAGTCACTTACACGGTGCTGGAGTGCCAGCCCCTCTTCGACTCCAGTGACATGACCATCACCGAGTGGGTTCAGATTGCCCAGACCATCGAG AGACACTATGGGCAGTATGACGGCTTTGTGGTCATCCACGGCACGGACACCATGGCCTTTGCGGCCTCCGTGCTCTCCTTCGTGCTGGAGAACCTGCAGAAAACCGTCATCCTCACTGGCGCCCAG GTACCCATCCATGCCCTGTGGAATGATGGCCGGGAGAACCTGCTGGGGGCCCTGCTCATGGCCGGCCAGTACGTGATCCCCGAG GTCTGCCTGTTCTTCCAGAATCAGCTGTTTCGGGGCAACCGAGTGACCAAGGTGGACTCGCGCAGGTTCGCGGCCTTCTGCTCCCCCAACCTGCCCCCTCTGGCAGTTGTGGGTACCGACGTCACAA TCAACCGGGAGCTGGTGCGGAAGGCCCGAGGGAAGGACCCGCTGGTGGTGCACAGCAGCATGGAACAGGACGTGGGCCTGCTGCGCCTCTACCCCGGGATCCCCGCGGCCCTG GTCCGGGCCTTCCTGCAGCCCCCCCTGAAGGGCGTGGTCATGGAGACATTCGGCTCGGGGAACGGCCCCACCAAGCCGGACCTGCTGCGGGAGCTCCGGGCTGCGGCCGAGCGGGGCCTCATCATCGTCAACTGCTCTCACTGCTTGCAGGGCTCCGTGACCTCTGACTACGCAGCTGgcatg GCCATGGCAGGAGCGGGCATTGTCTCTGGCTTCGATATGACGTCGGAGGCCGCCCTGGCCAAGCTGTCCTATGTGCTGGGCCAGCCCGGGCTGAGCCTGGATGGCAAGAAGGAG ctgctggccAGGGACCTTCGGGGGGAGATGACGCTGCCCACCGGGGCCGAGCGCCGGCCCTCACTGAGTTGCAGTGCGCTGGGCTGGGGGGTTGCCCAGCTCCTCACTCTGAGCCAG GAGGCCGATGCCGTACGGGATGCTCTGGTGCCGAGCCTGGCCTGTGCAGCGGCCCACGCGGGCAACCTGGACGTGTTGCAGGCGCTTGTGGAGCTG GGCAGTGACCTGAGCCTAGAGAACTTTAACGGTCAAACTCCTCTGCACGCGGCCGCCCGGGGAGGCCAGCCGGGGGCGGTCACCATGCTGCTGCGGAGAGGGGTGGACGTGGACCCCCGAGACGAGGACGGACTCAGCCCGCTGCTGCTGGCCGTGAAGGGCAG GCATCGGGGTGTCATTGAGCTGCTGAGGGCAGCGGGGGCCTGCCTGTCCCCCCAGGAGCTGGAGGACGCGGGGACAGAGCTGTGCAG gcTGGCGTCCAGAGCAGACCTTGACGGCCTTCAGTCATGGTGGCAGGCAGGGGCTGACCTGGGCTGCCCGGGCTACGACGGGCGCAGTGCCCTGCTTGTT GCCACTCTGTGA
- the ASPG gene encoding 60 kDa lysophospholipase isoform X2, translated as MARALGPERRLLAVYTGGTIGMRSEHGVLVPGSGLAAVLRTLPMFHDEEHARACGLPEDTLVLPPASPASPAQRVTYTVLECQPLFDSSDMTITEWVQIAQTIERHYGQYDGFVVIHGTDTMAFAASVLSFVLENLQKTVILTGAQVPIHALWNDGRENLLGALLMAGQYVIPEVCLFFQNQLFRGNRVTKVDSRRFAAFCSPNLPPLAVVGTDVTINRELVRKARGKDPLVVHSSMEQDVGLLRLYPGIPAALVRAFLQPPLKGVVMETFGSGNGPTKPDLLRELRAAAERGLIIVNCSHCLQGSVTSDYAAGMAMAGAGIVSGFDMTSEAALAKLSYVLGQPGLSLDGKKELLARDLRGEMTLPTGAERRPSLSCSALGWGVAQLLTLSQEADAVRDALVPSLACAAAHAGNLDVLQALVELGSDLSLENFNGQTPLHAAARGGQPGAVTMLLRRGVDVDPRDEDGLSPLLLAVKGRHRGVIELLRAAGACLSPQELEDAGTELCRLASRADLDGLQSWWQAGADLGCPGYDGRSALLVAEAAGNLEVVTFLQKLQGGAGAQAPGPATL; from the exons ATGGCGCGCGCGCTGGGGCCCGAGCGGCGGCTCCTGGCCGTCTACACCGGCGGCACTATCGGCATGCGGAGCGAGCACGGCG TGCTCGTCCCTGGGAGTGGCCTGGCCGCTGTCTTGAGGACACTGCCCATGTTCCATGATGAAGAGCATGCCCGGGCCTGTGGCCTCCCTGAGGACACGCTGGTGCTGCC CCCCGCCAGCCCCGCCAGCCCCGCCCAGAGAGTCACTTACACGGTGCTGGAGTGCCAGCCCCTCTTCGACTCCAGTGACATGACCATCACCGAGTGGGTTCAGATTGCCCAGACCATCGAG AGACACTATGGGCAGTATGACGGCTTTGTGGTCATCCACGGCACGGACACCATGGCCTTTGCGGCCTCCGTGCTCTCCTTCGTGCTGGAGAACCTGCAGAAAACCGTCATCCTCACTGGCGCCCAG GTACCCATCCATGCCCTGTGGAATGATGGCCGGGAGAACCTGCTGGGGGCCCTGCTCATGGCCGGCCAGTACGTGATCCCCGAG GTCTGCCTGTTCTTCCAGAATCAGCTGTTTCGGGGCAACCGAGTGACCAAGGTGGACTCGCGCAGGTTCGCGGCCTTCTGCTCCCCCAACCTGCCCCCTCTGGCAGTTGTGGGTACCGACGTCACAA TCAACCGGGAGCTGGTGCGGAAGGCCCGAGGGAAGGACCCGCTGGTGGTGCACAGCAGCATGGAACAGGACGTGGGCCTGCTGCGCCTCTACCCCGGGATCCCCGCGGCCCTG GTCCGGGCCTTCCTGCAGCCCCCCCTGAAGGGCGTGGTCATGGAGACATTCGGCTCGGGGAACGGCCCCACCAAGCCGGACCTGCTGCGGGAGCTCCGGGCTGCGGCCGAGCGGGGCCTCATCATCGTCAACTGCTCTCACTGCTTGCAGGGCTCCGTGACCTCTGACTACGCAGCTGgcatg GCCATGGCAGGAGCGGGCATTGTCTCTGGCTTCGATATGACGTCGGAGGCCGCCCTGGCCAAGCTGTCCTATGTGCTGGGCCAGCCCGGGCTGAGCCTGGATGGCAAGAAGGAG ctgctggccAGGGACCTTCGGGGGGAGATGACGCTGCCCACCGGGGCCGAGCGCCGGCCCTCACTGAGTTGCAGTGCGCTGGGCTGGGGGGTTGCCCAGCTCCTCACTCTGAGCCAG GAGGCCGATGCCGTACGGGATGCTCTGGTGCCGAGCCTGGCCTGTGCAGCGGCCCACGCGGGCAACCTGGACGTGTTGCAGGCGCTTGTGGAGCTG GGCAGTGACCTGAGCCTAGAGAACTTTAACGGTCAAACTCCTCTGCACGCGGCCGCCCGGGGAGGCCAGCCGGGGGCGGTCACCATGCTGCTGCGGAGAGGGGTGGACGTGGACCCCCGAGACGAGGACGGACTCAGCCCGCTGCTGCTGGCCGTGAAGGGCAG GCATCGGGGTGTCATTGAGCTGCTGAGGGCAGCGGGGGCCTGCCTGTCCCCCCAGGAGCTGGAGGACGCGGGGACAGAGCTGTGCAG gcTGGCGTCCAGAGCAGACCTTGACGGCCTTCAGTCATGGTGGCAGGCAGGGGCTGACCTGGGCTGCCCGGGCTACGACGGGCGCAGTGCCCTGCTTGTT GCAGAAGCAGCTGGGAACCTGGAAGTGGTGACCTTTCTGCAGAAGCTCCAGGGTGGGGCTGgtgcccaggccccaggccca GCCACTCTGTGA
- the ASPG gene encoding 60 kDa lysophospholipase isoform X3 — MLLACMVYSCGKLLVPGSGLAAVLRTLPMFHDEEHARACGLPEDTLVLPPASPASPAQRVTYTVLECQPLFDSSDMTITEWVQIAQTIERHYGQYDGFVVIHGTDTMAFAASVLSFVLENLQKTVILTGAQVPIHALWNDGRENLLGALLMAGQYVIPEVCLFFQNQLFRGNRVTKVDSRRFAAFCSPNLPPLAVVGTDVTINRELVRKARGKDPLVVHSSMEQDVGLLRLYPGIPAALVRAFLQPPLKGVVMETFGSGNGPTKPDLLRELRAAAERGLIIVNCSHCLQGSVTSDYAAGMAMAGAGIVSGFDMTSEAALAKLSYVLGQPGLSLDGKKELLARDLRGEMTLPTGAERRPSLSCSALGWGVAQLLTLSQEADAVRDALVPSLACAAAHAGNLDVLQALVELGSDLSLENFNGQTPLHAAARGGQPGAVTMLLRRGVDVDPRDEDGLSPLLLAVKGRHRGVIELLRAAGACLSPQELEDAGTELCRLASRADLDGLQSWWQAGADLGCPGYDGRSALLVAEAAGNLEVVTFLQKLQGGAGAQAPGPATL; from the exons ATGCTTCTCGCCTGCATGGTTTACTCCTGCGGCAAGC TGCTCGTCCCTGGGAGTGGCCTGGCCGCTGTCTTGAGGACACTGCCCATGTTCCATGATGAAGAGCATGCCCGGGCCTGTGGCCTCCCTGAGGACACGCTGGTGCTGCC CCCCGCCAGCCCCGCCAGCCCCGCCCAGAGAGTCACTTACACGGTGCTGGAGTGCCAGCCCCTCTTCGACTCCAGTGACATGACCATCACCGAGTGGGTTCAGATTGCCCAGACCATCGAG AGACACTATGGGCAGTATGACGGCTTTGTGGTCATCCACGGCACGGACACCATGGCCTTTGCGGCCTCCGTGCTCTCCTTCGTGCTGGAGAACCTGCAGAAAACCGTCATCCTCACTGGCGCCCAG GTACCCATCCATGCCCTGTGGAATGATGGCCGGGAGAACCTGCTGGGGGCCCTGCTCATGGCCGGCCAGTACGTGATCCCCGAG GTCTGCCTGTTCTTCCAGAATCAGCTGTTTCGGGGCAACCGAGTGACCAAGGTGGACTCGCGCAGGTTCGCGGCCTTCTGCTCCCCCAACCTGCCCCCTCTGGCAGTTGTGGGTACCGACGTCACAA TCAACCGGGAGCTGGTGCGGAAGGCCCGAGGGAAGGACCCGCTGGTGGTGCACAGCAGCATGGAACAGGACGTGGGCCTGCTGCGCCTCTACCCCGGGATCCCCGCGGCCCTG GTCCGGGCCTTCCTGCAGCCCCCCCTGAAGGGCGTGGTCATGGAGACATTCGGCTCGGGGAACGGCCCCACCAAGCCGGACCTGCTGCGGGAGCTCCGGGCTGCGGCCGAGCGGGGCCTCATCATCGTCAACTGCTCTCACTGCTTGCAGGGCTCCGTGACCTCTGACTACGCAGCTGgcatg GCCATGGCAGGAGCGGGCATTGTCTCTGGCTTCGATATGACGTCGGAGGCCGCCCTGGCCAAGCTGTCCTATGTGCTGGGCCAGCCCGGGCTGAGCCTGGATGGCAAGAAGGAG ctgctggccAGGGACCTTCGGGGGGAGATGACGCTGCCCACCGGGGCCGAGCGCCGGCCCTCACTGAGTTGCAGTGCGCTGGGCTGGGGGGTTGCCCAGCTCCTCACTCTGAGCCAG GAGGCCGATGCCGTACGGGATGCTCTGGTGCCGAGCCTGGCCTGTGCAGCGGCCCACGCGGGCAACCTGGACGTGTTGCAGGCGCTTGTGGAGCTG GGCAGTGACCTGAGCCTAGAGAACTTTAACGGTCAAACTCCTCTGCACGCGGCCGCCCGGGGAGGCCAGCCGGGGGCGGTCACCATGCTGCTGCGGAGAGGGGTGGACGTGGACCCCCGAGACGAGGACGGACTCAGCCCGCTGCTGCTGGCCGTGAAGGGCAG GCATCGGGGTGTCATTGAGCTGCTGAGGGCAGCGGGGGCCTGCCTGTCCCCCCAGGAGCTGGAGGACGCGGGGACAGAGCTGTGCAG gcTGGCGTCCAGAGCAGACCTTGACGGCCTTCAGTCATGGTGGCAGGCAGGGGCTGACCTGGGCTGCCCGGGCTACGACGGGCGCAGTGCCCTGCTTGTT GCAGAAGCAGCTGGGAACCTGGAAGTGGTGACCTTTCTGCAGAAGCTCCAGGGTGGGGCTGgtgcccaggccccaggccca GCCACTCTGTGA